One segment of Yersinia kristensenii DNA contains the following:
- the ychH gene encoding stress-induced protein YchH has protein sequence MKRKTAARLGNVLMGLGLVTMVVGVGYSILAEVTQFGLPQFFAHGAVMSIFVGALLWLVGARIGGREEVADRYWWVKHFDKRCTRNNQHHS, from the coding sequence ATGAAACGTAAAACCGCAGCAAGGCTGGGCAATGTGCTGATGGGGCTGGGATTAGTGACCATGGTCGTTGGGGTAGGTTACTCAATTTTGGCTGAAGTGACTCAGTTCGGCTTACCACAATTCTTCGCCCATGGTGCAGTAATGAGCATTTTTGTTGGTGCATTGTTATGGTTGGTCGGCGCTCGTATTGGCGGGCGTGAAGAAGTCGCAGACCGCTATTGGTGGGTTAAGCACTTTGATAAACGCTGTACTCGTAATAACCAGCACCACTCATAA